A genome region from Calditrichota bacterium includes the following:
- a CDS encoding SDR family oxidoreductase, producing the protein MSGGKGSLGRLLVTGASGFLGGHVAYLAAHHWSVYGTWHEHPFRLRGVEAVQLRLDDERDVRRLLDTVRPHVVIHCAALTDLDYCESDPDEAQLINVEATKTIASWCGDNAARMIFVSSDMVFDGCTGWYRETDSPRALNVYGQTKVEAERAVQALCANHIIARSALIYGRPRTGGSSFFTWIEQRLAAGEPVPLFVDQYRTPILVSDLAAALVELSSKDFVGVLHLAGPERVDRFTFGVHVADLLDHDKCLLLRRTMAEVPLGAPRPRDVSLCTERAQRLLVTRLHGVRDGLRRMITRDGTEVTLTSSSSGSEEPGAGEVC; encoded by the coding sequence ATGAGTGGCGGCAAGGGCAGCCTCGGGCGACTGTTGGTCACCGGCGCCAGCGGCTTCTTGGGTGGGCATGTGGCCTATCTGGCGGCGCATCACTGGTCGGTGTACGGCACCTGGCACGAACATCCCTTCCGCCTCCGGGGAGTGGAGGCGGTTCAGCTCCGGCTGGACGATGAGCGGGACGTGCGCCGGTTGCTTGACACGGTGCGCCCTCATGTGGTGATCCACTGTGCGGCACTCACCGATTTGGATTACTGTGAGAGTGACCCGGATGAAGCGCAGCTCATCAACGTGGAGGCCACTAAGACCATAGCGAGCTGGTGCGGCGACAATGCAGCCCGCATGATTTTCGTTTCCTCTGACATGGTATTCGACGGATGTACTGGCTGGTATCGGGAGACGGACAGCCCACGTGCGCTCAATGTCTACGGGCAGACAAAGGTGGAAGCAGAGCGAGCCGTGCAGGCCTTGTGCGCCAACCACATCATCGCCCGGTCGGCGCTCATCTACGGACGGCCGCGCACAGGGGGTTCTTCGTTTTTTACCTGGATTGAGCAACGCCTTGCGGCCGGCGAACCTGTGCCGCTGTTTGTCGACCAGTACCGCACGCCAATTCTGGTCTCTGACCTGGCGGCAGCGCTGGTCGAACTATCGAGCAAGGATTTTGTCGGCGTGCTTCACCTTGCAGGCCCCGAGCGTGTGGACCGTTTCACCTTCGGCGTGCACGTGGCTGACCTTTTGGATCACGACAAGTGCCTGCTGCTGAGGCGCACCATGGCAGAGGTGCCTCTTGGCGCACCCAGGCCCCGGGACGTCAGCCTATGCACGGAGCGAGCCCAGAGACTCCTTGTCACCCGCCTCCATGGCGTCCGGGACGGGTTGCGTCGCATGATCACCCGCGATGGAACCGAAGTAACTTTGACGTCCAGCAGCAGTGGGTCAGAAGAGCCTGGAGCAGGAGAGGTATGCTGA
- a CDS encoding T9SS type A sorting domain-containing protein — translation MGREATKFSVAAIWSLLLATVAQAGHLVIVWEPNREPDVAGYIVHYGTRPGTYQASIDVGPKTRVLVGPLADSVRYYFAVSAYDRWNNESALSREVSGVVGQGEILPTEFVLHPSFPNPFTTDTWLVFDLPSADQVEFRIFDINGKLVRTLRPPASNAGANAPVLWDGFDDSGRPVPSGIYYCRGFGSTARSQTIRLIRVR, via the coding sequence ATGGGAAGAGAGGCTACGAAGTTTTCGGTTGCTGCTATCTGGTCTCTGCTTCTGGCCACCGTTGCTCAGGCTGGCCATCTGGTGATTGTGTGGGAGCCGAACCGCGAACCGGATGTGGCCGGCTACATCGTCCACTACGGTACGCGGCCGGGCACATACCAGGCGTCCATCGACGTGGGCCCGAAGACCCGCGTCCTGGTGGGCCCGTTGGCGGACAGCGTCCGCTACTACTTCGCGGTGTCCGCCTACGACAGGTGGAACAACGAGAGTGCTTTGTCGCGCGAGGTGAGCGGCGTGGTGGGCCAAGGGGAGATTCTTCCTACAGAGTTTGTCCTCCACCCCAGCTTTCCCAATCCCTTTACGACCGACACATGGCTCGTGTTCGATCTGCCTTCTGCCGATCAAGTAGAATTCCGCATCTTCGACATCAACGGCAAGTTGGTGCGAACCTTGCGGCCGCCTGCCTCCAATGCCGGAGCAAATGCCCCAGTGCTTTGGGACGGCTTCGACGACTCCGGCCGCCCTGTCCCGAGCGGCATCTACTACTGCCGCGGCTTCGGCTCTACTGCCCGTAGCCAAACCATCCGCCTCATCCGTGTCCGGTGA
- a CDS encoding sigma-54-dependent Fis family transcriptional regulator, with amino-acid sequence MRDELTDTLPEVSVVGCDFPEVAEKSGSGAFGFDYYYPMVSHNPQIRQMLSLIKKVARSNATVLIQGETGTGKEMMAGLIQMLSLRADKPFIQVNCAALPDQLLESELFGHERGAYTGAYTTRIGKFELADKGTLFLDEVGDMALPTQAKILRVLQEQRFSRLGGNRMINVDVRLIAATNKDLEREIELGNFRLDLYYRLNVVQINIPPLRERREDIPILAEYFRRKFASEMKKEVGGFTQETMRLLQNHSWPGNIRELKNLVERAVIVVGEGQQITPNDLSLSGRDYFAAGGQNRRRQESDCGGRLTTLNLAELERTAILQALERTGWVQKDAAALLGISPRALNYKISQHKITHESWKKHV; translated from the coding sequence ATGAGGGACGAGTTGACGGACACCCTTCCTGAGGTGTCGGTGGTGGGGTGCGACTTCCCAGAGGTGGCGGAGAAGAGTGGCAGCGGTGCCTTTGGGTTTGACTACTACTACCCCATGGTCAGTCACAACCCACAGATTCGGCAGATGCTCTCGCTGATCAAGAAGGTAGCGCGGAGCAACGCCACTGTGCTTATCCAGGGCGAGACGGGTACCGGCAAGGAGATGATGGCCGGGCTCATCCAAATGCTCAGCCTCCGTGCCGACAAGCCCTTCATCCAGGTGAACTGCGCGGCGCTGCCGGACCAGCTCCTGGAGAGCGAGCTGTTCGGCCACGAGCGCGGCGCGTATACCGGCGCCTACACCACGCGCATCGGCAAGTTTGAGCTGGCTGACAAGGGCACGCTTTTCCTGGACGAGGTCGGCGATATGGCACTGCCCACCCAGGCCAAGATCTTGCGTGTGCTGCAGGAGCAGCGCTTCAGCCGCCTGGGGGGCAACCGCATGATCAATGTGGATGTGCGCCTGATCGCCGCGACCAACAAGGACCTGGAGCGCGAAATAGAGCTGGGCAACTTTCGGCTGGACCTCTACTATCGCCTGAACGTGGTGCAGATCAACATTCCCCCGTTGCGCGAGCGGCGTGAAGACATCCCCATCCTGGCCGAGTATTTCCGCCGCAAATTCGCGTCGGAGATGAAGAAGGAGGTGGGAGGCTTCACGCAGGAGACCATGCGGCTCCTCCAGAACCACTCCTGGCCAGGGAACATCCGCGAGTTGAAGAATTTGGTGGAGAGGGCGGTCATCGTTGTCGGCGAAGGGCAGCAGATTACGCCCAACGACCTCTCCCTCTCCGGCCGTGACTACTTCGCCGCAGGTGGTCAGAATCGCCGCCGGCAAGAGAGTGACTGCGGAGGCAGACTGACGACCCTGAATCTTGCCGAACTGGAGCGGACCGCAATCTTGCAGGCCCTGGAGAGAACCGGCTGGGTACAGAAAGATGCCGCCGCGCTCCTCGGCATTTCACCGCGGGCCCTCAATTACAAGATCAGTCAACACAAGATCACCCACGAGTCCTGGAAGAAGCATGTGTGA
- a CDS encoding NAD+ synthase: MLRIALFQINPTVGDLKGNAQLVINGLDKAREVGADVAIFPELALTGYPPEDLLLRRRFVEDNRLALESVAAAARGPVAVVGFADQDTAGLRNAAAVLRDGQLVATYHKICLPNYGVFDEKRYFVPGSEVLALDMDGVRMGISICEDLWVPEGVVETLAYAAGAQVVVNISCSPFHALKGQARTEMMTTRARLCRVYLAYCNLVGGQDELVFDGQSLVIAPSGEVLARGRAFAEEMIVVDIDPEQADALRASDSEFMSRQRTFAAPYRHHKVTLSGAEHHSARPVLPACPTEELTMEEEVWRALVLGTRDYVRKNGFRDVVLGLSGGIDSALVAAIAAEAVGPRHVTGVRMPSVYTSEQSMTDAQQVATNLGINLITVPIHQAVDIYRGLLAEHFRDLPEDVTEENIQARIRGNILMALANKFNWLVLATGNKSEVAVGYCTMYGDMVGGFAVLKDVPKTLVYRLAHHLNARHGKEVIPRSIIERAPSAELRPNQKDEDSLPPYRVLDPILEAYVERDLSIADIVSEGFDEATVRRVVRMVDMSEYKRRQAAPGIKITPRAFGKDRRMPITNRYREE, from the coding sequence ATGCTGAGGATTGCCCTCTTTCAGATCAACCCAACGGTCGGGGACCTCAAGGGAAACGCCCAACTTGTCATCAACGGGCTGGACAAAGCGAGAGAAGTGGGCGCCGACGTGGCCATCTTCCCTGAGCTTGCGCTGACGGGGTATCCGCCCGAGGACCTCCTCCTGCGGCGCCGTTTTGTGGAAGACAACCGCCTGGCACTGGAAAGCGTGGCGGCAGCCGCGAGAGGCCCTGTGGCCGTGGTGGGATTTGCCGACCAGGACACGGCGGGTCTTCGCAACGCCGCGGCCGTGCTGCGCGACGGGCAACTGGTGGCCACCTACCACAAGATCTGTCTGCCCAACTACGGAGTGTTTGACGAAAAGCGGTACTTTGTGCCGGGCAGTGAAGTACTCGCCCTGGACATGGATGGAGTGCGCATGGGAATCTCCATCTGCGAGGACCTCTGGGTGCCGGAAGGGGTGGTGGAGACGCTCGCCTATGCCGCTGGGGCGCAGGTGGTGGTCAACATTTCGTGCTCGCCGTTCCACGCCCTGAAAGGTCAGGCGCGGACGGAGATGATGACGACGCGCGCCAGATTATGCAGGGTGTACCTGGCCTACTGCAACCTGGTCGGCGGGCAAGATGAGCTGGTTTTCGACGGGCAGAGCCTGGTGATAGCTCCCTCGGGCGAGGTGTTAGCTCGCGGCAGAGCCTTTGCCGAAGAGATGATCGTGGTGGACATCGACCCAGAGCAAGCGGACGCCCTGCGCGCCTCTGATAGCGAATTCATGTCCCGGCAAAGGACCTTCGCAGCCCCCTACCGGCACCACAAGGTAACACTCTCCGGCGCAGAGCACCATTCCGCGAGACCAGTCTTGCCGGCCTGCCCCACGGAAGAGCTCACCATGGAGGAGGAGGTCTGGCGGGCCCTGGTGCTTGGCACTCGTGACTATGTTCGGAAGAATGGTTTCCGGGACGTCGTGCTCGGTTTGAGCGGAGGTATAGACTCCGCCCTGGTTGCCGCCATTGCGGCCGAGGCTGTGGGTCCGCGGCACGTGACCGGCGTCAGGATGCCCTCGGTGTACACCAGCGAGCAGAGCATGACCGACGCCCAGCAGGTCGCGACAAACCTCGGGATAAACCTCATCACCGTACCGATCCACCAGGCCGTGGACATCTACCGCGGACTCTTGGCCGAACACTTCCGTGACCTGCCCGAAGACGTGACGGAGGAAAATATTCAGGCGCGCATTCGGGGGAACATTCTGATGGCTCTTGCCAACAAGTTCAACTGGTTAGTCCTGGCGACGGGCAACAAGAGTGAGGTCGCTGTGGGCTACTGTACGATGTACGGCGACATGGTGGGCGGCTTTGCGGTGCTCAAAGATGTGCCGAAGACGCTGGTCTACCGGTTGGCACACCATCTCAACGCACGCCACGGGAAGGAGGTCATCCCGAGGTCAATCATCGAAAGGGCGCCCAGTGCCGAGCTGCGCCCAAACCAGAAAGACGAGGACTCGCTGCCGCCGTACCGGGTGTTGGATCCCATTCTCGAGGCGTACGTTGAGCGCGACCTCAGCATAGCTGACATTGTCAGTGAGGGATTTGACGAGGCCACGGTGCGGCGCGTGGTGCGGATGGTCGACATGAGTGAGTACAAACGCCGGCAAGCGGCCCCGGGCATCAAGATCACGCCGCGCGCCTTTGGCAAGGATCGACGCATGCCCATCACCAATCGCTACCGCGAGGAGTAG
- a CDS encoding 23S rRNA (pseudouridine(1915)-N(3))-methyltransferase RlmH, giving the protein MRVKLLVVGVPKNTHVRALAKDYLQRLARYANVDATYVKEERRSDPPSTRTPTRQERRLLERLTGRDFVVVLDAAGRMMTSPELAQFLAARANSPASATVFIIGGPEGLGPHLKERADLMLSLSPMTFPHELCLVVVLEQLYRAFTILKGEPYHK; this is encoded by the coding sequence GTGCGTGTAAAACTTCTCGTCGTGGGTGTGCCGAAGAACACCCACGTCCGTGCGCTGGCTAAGGACTATCTGCAGCGCCTGGCTCGCTACGCCAATGTGGACGCCACCTACGTGAAAGAGGAGCGCCGTAGTGACCCTCCTTCAACTCGCACCCCCACGCGACAGGAGCGCCGGCTGCTGGAGCGCCTCACCGGACGCGACTTCGTCGTGGTCCTGGATGCCGCGGGACGCATGATGACTTCTCCAGAACTTGCACAGTTTCTGGCCGCTCGTGCTAATTCTCCTGCCAGCGCCACCGTGTTCATTATCGGAGGCCCTGAGGGCCTTGGGCCCCACCTCAAGGAGCGAGCTGACCTTATGTTGTCGCTCTCACCAATGACCTTCCCCCACGAGCTCTGTCTGGTGGTCGTCCTGGAACAACTCTATCGGGCGTTCACGATCCTCAAAGGCGAACCATACCACAAATAG